A window of the Aromatoleum aromaticum EbN1 genome harbors these coding sequences:
- a CDS encoding transposase — protein sequence MRKSYPSDISREQFEIIRPLLQSARRKTCPRRVDLNEVFCAVLYLLRSGCQGRMLPERVQSVLCDSGYRGQPFAQGVREILGQGVTVQIAKRREPHAFEVMPKRWIVERSFAWLEKNRRLWKNCERLLNTSLQFIHLAFLARLLKRL from the coding sequence ATGAGGAAGAGCTATCCGAGCGACATCAGTCGCGAACAGTTCGAGATCATCCGTCCGCTGCTGCAGAGTGCGCGCAGGAAGACCTGTCCGAGGCGCGTGGACCTCAACGAAGTGTTCTGCGCGGTGTTGTATCTGCTCAGGAGTGGCTGCCAGGGGCGCATGCTGCCCGAGCGGGTGCAAAGCGTGCTGTGCGACAGCGGCTATAGGGGCCAGCCCTTCGCGCAGGGCGTGCGCGAGATCCTGGGTCAGGGCGTGACGGTGCAGATCGCCAAGCGCCGCGAACCCCACGCGTTCGAGGTGATGCCCAAGCGCTGGATCGTCGAGCGCAGCTTTGCCTGGCTGGAAAAAAACAGGCGACTATGGAAGAACTGCGAGCGGCTGCTCAACACCAGCTTGCAGTTCATCCACCTCGCATTCCTGGCCCGTTTGCTCAAAAGACTTTGA
- the istA gene encoding IS21-like element ISAzo17 family transposase: protein MITDEVYVEIELLRRHGLSLRRIAAEVGCAVNTVRAHLASPGLPRYARKVQRVTKLAPFEAYLRERQAAAHPHWIPASVLMREIVAQGYQGGASQLRAFMHMLKPAQPSEPVVRFETAPGHQMQVDWVEFRKGAQPLYAFCATLGYSRMSYVEFVTDMKVTTLIGCHERSFAAFGGVVRQVLYDNMKTVVLERDVDGEGAHRYHAGFLDYARHAGFVIKLCRPYRARTKGKVERFNGYLRRSFYVPLVAQFKQAGLVLDAATATVQVRRWLDEVANVRVHGTTGEQPVARLAAERAALQALAPPWRGDIEGARPQAEAAHDEGPVRPPAVRAHLETAQPAQHPLAVYDALLQTLQQAQEIGA, encoded by the coding sequence GTGATCACAGACGAGGTGTATGTGGAAATCGAACTGTTGAGGCGTCACGGGTTGAGCCTTCGGCGGATCGCCGCCGAGGTGGGGTGTGCGGTGAACACGGTGCGTGCGCACCTGGCGTCGCCGGGGCTGCCGCGCTACGCGCGCAAGGTCCAGCGGGTGACGAAGCTGGCGCCCTTCGAGGCGTACTTGCGCGAACGCCAGGCGGCGGCGCATCCGCACTGGATTCCGGCCTCGGTCCTGATGCGTGAGATCGTGGCGCAGGGCTATCAGGGTGGCGCCAGCCAGCTGCGCGCGTTCATGCACATGCTCAAGCCGGCGCAGCCATCGGAGCCGGTGGTGCGCTTCGAGACGGCGCCGGGCCACCAGATGCAGGTCGACTGGGTGGAGTTTCGCAAGGGCGCGCAGCCGCTGTACGCGTTCTGCGCCACGCTCGGCTACAGCCGCATGAGCTACGTCGAGTTTGTCACCGACATGAAGGTGACGACGCTGATCGGCTGCCACGAGCGCAGCTTCGCGGCGTTCGGGGGCGTGGTGCGCCAGGTGCTGTACGACAACATGAAGACCGTGGTGCTCGAGCGCGATGTCGACGGCGAAGGCGCGCACCGCTACCACGCCGGCTTTCTGGACTACGCCCGTCACGCCGGGTTCGTGATCAAGCTGTGCCGCCCCTATCGGGCACGGACCAAGGGCAAGGTGGAGCGCTTCAACGGCTATCTGCGGCGCTCGTTCTACGTGCCGCTGGTGGCGCAGTTCAAGCAGGCCGGTCTGGTGCTCGACGCCGCCACGGCCACGGTGCAGGTGCGCCGCTGGCTCGACGAAGTCGCCAACGTGCGCGTGCATGGCACCACCGGCGAGCAACCGGTAGCGCGGCTGGCGGCCGAACGGGCTGCGCTGCAGGCGCTGGCACCGCCGTGGCGGGGCGACATCGAGGGCGCCCGGCCGCAGGCTGAGGCGGCACACGACGAGGGCCCCGTGCGCCCGCCCGCCGTGCGTGCGCACCTCGAAACGGCGCAACCCGCCCAGCATCCGCTGGCCGTCTACGACGCGTTGCTGCAGACGCTGCAACAGGCGCAGGAGATCGGCGCATGA
- the istB gene encoding IS21-like element ISAzo17 family helper ATPase IstB, with translation MNLQYERIQALCQTLSLPLTAQGYAAAAQQAATDQLAYSDFLEQLLRAEAAGRQSRKQSMLTRLAGFPAIKTLEDFDYGFASGLKRSQIEELASLAFVERAENVVLVGPSGVGKTHLAIALGYRATQAGIKTRFTTAADLLLTLVLAHERNQLKNVMQRAINAYRLLIVDEIGYLPMTREQANLFFQVIAARYERGSLIVTSNLSFGQWDSTFAQDATLTAALLDRLLHHAHIVPISGESYRLKHQRKAGMVQALAVAG, from the coding sequence ATGAACCTGCAATACGAACGGATCCAGGCGCTGTGCCAGACGCTGAGCCTGCCGCTCACCGCCCAAGGCTATGCCGCAGCGGCCCAGCAGGCGGCCACCGATCAACTGGCCTACAGCGACTTCCTCGAACAGTTGCTGCGGGCCGAGGCGGCCGGTCGTCAGAGCCGCAAGCAAAGCATGCTCACGCGCCTGGCGGGCTTCCCCGCGATCAAGACGCTGGAGGATTTCGACTATGGCTTTGCCAGCGGGCTCAAGCGCAGCCAGATCGAGGAGTTGGCCAGCCTCGCCTTCGTCGAGCGTGCCGAGAACGTTGTGCTGGTGGGCCCCAGCGGGGTGGGCAAGACCCATCTGGCCATCGCGCTGGGCTACCGCGCCACGCAGGCCGGCATCAAGACGCGCTTCACCACCGCCGCCGACCTGCTGCTGACGCTGGTCCTGGCGCATGAGCGCAACCAGCTCAAGAACGTGATGCAGCGGGCGATCAACGCCTACCGGCTGTTGATCGTCGACGAGATCGGCTACCTGCCGATGACGCGCGAGCAGGCCAACCTGTTCTTCCAGGTGATCGCGGCGCGCTACGAGCGGGGCAGCCTGATCGTGACCAGCAATCTGTCGTTCGGGCAGTGGGACAGCACCTTCGCCCAGGATGCGACGCTCACGGCGGCGCTACTGGATCGGCTGCTGCATCACGCGCACATCGTGCCGATCAGCGGCGAGAGCTACCGGCTGAAACACCAGCGCAAGGCCGGGATGGTGCAAGCGCTGGCGGTCGCCGGCTGA
- a CDS encoding HIT family protein, producing MTIRDGYPVSPGHTLVIPRRHIASYFDIEGEERDALLALLDEAKRRLDKALHPDGYNIGINDGAAAGQTIPHLHIHLIPRYHADRNDPRGGVRWVIPDKADYWTPR from the coding sequence TTGACAATCCGCGATGGCTATCCCGTTTCCCCCGGCCACACCCTCGTAATCCCGCGCCGGCACATCGCCTCCTACTTCGATATCGAAGGCGAGGAGCGGGACGCCCTGCTTGCCTTGCTCGACGAGGCGAAGCGCCGCCTGGACAAGGCGCTGCATCCCGACGGCTACAACATCGGAATCAACGACGGGGCGGCGGCGGGTCAGACCATCCCGCATCTGCACATCCATCTCATCCCGCGCTATCACGCGGACCGGAACGATCCGCGCGGGGGCGTGCGCTGGGTCATCCCCGACAAGGCCGACTATTGGACGCCCCGATGA
- a CDS encoding HNH endonuclease has translation MSVPGAEAQIRFLQQIQRLFGEGEFSATYKFALLLSLAELAVERGDDSGAALELPLAAVAEKFAELYWRQLAVYSSGQAGAQAAVLHQNHGAQAAIVQHLAPIHREVQGQYGAARQHPEWEGVLRAVANTVRAMPLRHLQMLGGTLEPFLYHYPCPRGVVRLKPGVAFNLRRYHVLIQQLARAGWVEHVRGNRLNAPMLGWRDDLETFMFGAPRAPLAEVARVLGPLQSHRCFYCRERITSQAEVDHFIPWSRYPRDTAHNFVLAHHGCNNDKRQMLAAGRHLEAWMERFGRYGNEIGQALSDKGFVVDPQCSIRVARWAYEEAFRMGASAWKEKGMTELLRPSSLAVFAD, from the coding sequence ATGAGCGTGCCTGGCGCCGAGGCGCAGATCCGGTTCCTGCAGCAGATCCAGCGCCTCTTTGGCGAAGGGGAGTTTTCCGCCACCTACAAATTCGCGCTGCTCCTGTCCTTGGCCGAGCTCGCGGTCGAACGGGGCGACGACAGCGGCGCGGCGCTCGAACTGCCGCTCGCAGCCGTGGCCGAGAAGTTCGCCGAGCTCTACTGGCGGCAGCTGGCCGTCTACAGCTCGGGGCAGGCAGGCGCGCAGGCCGCGGTGCTGCACCAGAACCATGGCGCCCAAGCCGCCATCGTCCAGCACCTCGCGCCGATCCACCGTGAGGTCCAGGGCCAGTACGGTGCCGCCCGACAACACCCCGAGTGGGAGGGGGTGCTACGCGCGGTGGCAAACACCGTGCGCGCCATGCCGCTGCGCCACCTGCAGATGCTCGGCGGCACGCTCGAGCCGTTTCTCTACCATTACCCGTGTCCTCGAGGGGTCGTCCGCCTCAAGCCCGGTGTCGCCTTCAACCTACGGCGCTACCACGTACTCATCCAGCAACTGGCCAGGGCGGGCTGGGTCGAGCACGTGCGAGGCAATCGGCTCAACGCGCCCATGTTGGGCTGGCGGGACGATCTCGAAACGTTCATGTTCGGTGCCCCCCGCGCGCCGCTTGCCGAGGTGGCCCGCGTGCTCGGGCCGCTGCAGTCGCATCGCTGTTTCTACTGCCGCGAGCGGATCACGAGCCAGGCCGAAGTCGATCACTTCATTCCATGGTCGCGCTACCCACGGGACACGGCCCACAATTTCGTGCTGGCTCACCATGGCTGCAACAACGACAAGCGCCAGATGCTCGCAGCAGGCCGCCATCTGGAAGCCTGGATGGAGCGCTTCGGGCGCTACGGCAACGAGATCGGGCAGGCCTTGTCCGACAAAGGGTTCGTGGTCGATCCGCAGTGCTCGATCCGGGTCGCGCGCTGGGCTTACGAGGAAGCCTTTCGCATGGGCGCTTCAGCCTGGAAGGAAAAAGGCATGACCGAGCTGCTCAGGCCGTCGAGCCTCGCGGTGTTCGCGGACTGA
- a CDS encoding SOS response-associated peptidase, whose amino-acid sequence MCSNYRPARSAELAHFGVAPPELPLADKDAYPGSAAPMIYQPPEGGGWSCVAATFGLLPVWAKDRALAKRTYNARTETVAEKPSFRSAWHKRQVCIVPAAAIYEPCYETGKAVWWRIARADGAPMAIAGLWERKSWEAGVPSWSFTLLTVNAETHPLMRRFHKPDDEKRTVVVLDGDAPEAWLAAESNTDLRALLRPCAETLLFAGPGRL is encoded by the coding sequence ATGTGTTCCAACTATCGACCTGCTCGGAGTGCCGAGCTTGCGCACTTTGGCGTCGCACCGCCTGAACTCCCGCTGGCGGACAAGGACGCCTATCCGGGCAGTGCCGCACCGATGATCTATCAGCCGCCCGAAGGCGGCGGCTGGTCGTGCGTGGCCGCCACCTTCGGACTGCTGCCCGTCTGGGCCAAGGACCGGGCCCTGGCCAAGCGCACCTACAACGCGCGGACCGAGACGGTGGCCGAGAAACCCTCGTTCCGAAGCGCTTGGCACAAGCGCCAGGTGTGCATTGTTCCGGCCGCAGCGATCTACGAGCCGTGCTACGAGACCGGCAAGGCCGTCTGGTGGCGCATTGCCCGGGCCGATGGCGCCCCCATGGCGATTGCGGGGTTGTGGGAGCGCAAATCGTGGGAGGCAGGCGTGCCGAGTTGGTCCTTCACCCTGCTCACGGTGAATGCCGAGACGCATCCGCTCATGCGCCGCTTTCACAAACCGGATGACGAGAAACGCACGGTGGTGGTGCTCGATGGCGACGCCCCCGAGGCGTGGCTCGCGGCCGAAAGTAACACCGATCTGCGGGCGCTGCTTAGGCCGTGCGCGGAGACGCTTCTGTTTGCCGGCCCGGGCAGGCTATAG
- a CDS encoding H-NS family nucleoid-associated regulatory protein, with product MNLDQLTLPQLKQLSGRIDKEIGKRQSASKAVVLRKLQKLAREHGLSLDEVMASPVFATPRKARSKTAAPAKAPLPVKFRHPNNRELAWSGRGRKPHWVEAWLANGGSLDALAVAAQKLARQQPAVA from the coding sequence ATGAATCTCGATCAGCTCACGCTCCCCCAGCTCAAGCAGTTGAGCGGGCGGATCGACAAGGAAATCGGAAAGCGCCAGTCCGCAAGCAAGGCCGTCGTCCTTCGCAAACTGCAGAAGCTCGCCCGCGAGCACGGCCTGTCGCTCGACGAGGTGATGGCAAGCCCCGTGTTCGCAACACCCCGGAAAGCTAGATCGAAGACGGCTGCGCCCGCCAAGGCGCCCCTGCCGGTGAAGTTCCGCCACCCGAATAACCGGGAACTGGCTTGGTCCGGACGTGGGCGAAAACCCCACTGGGTCGAAGCGTGGCTTGCGAACGGGGGCTCGCTCGATGCGCTGGCAGTGGCGGCGCAAAAGCTCGCGCGTCAGCAGCCTGCTGTCGCCTGA
- a CDS encoding IS630-like element ISAzo32 family transposase, giving the protein MKCKRNSDGRAIDHHSLQVMRQQAIKAVREGQTVQSVAAAFGVNVRSVFRWLADFAQGGQNALLAKPIPGRPSKVSTEEMRWLAQAVRDHTPLQYKFEFGLWTLSLIRALIHRQFGKALSIATVSRLMKGLGFSAQKPLYQAWQQDAALVRQWEAETYPAIRSEARAAGATIYFADESGIRSDYHTGTTWAPRGQTPVVEVTGRRFSLNMISAVSPQGEFRFMLHEGSVTATVFREFLKRLMIGADKPVFVIVDGHPIHKAKLVRAYVDSLEGQLRLFYLPPYSPQLNPDEQVWAHVKRQVSKRLVQDKDEMKRLALGALRRIQRLPSLVKSFFLQPECQYALI; this is encoded by the coding sequence ATGAAATGCAAACGGAACTCGGACGGTCGTGCGATCGACCACCACTCGCTTCAGGTGATGCGCCAGCAGGCGATCAAGGCGGTTCGGGAAGGCCAGACGGTGCAAAGCGTAGCGGCCGCCTTCGGCGTGAATGTGCGCAGCGTCTTTCGGTGGCTGGCCGACTTCGCCCAGGGCGGGCAAAACGCGTTGCTCGCCAAGCCGATTCCCGGGCGCCCGTCGAAAGTGAGCACGGAGGAGATGCGCTGGCTCGCGCAGGCGGTGCGGGACCACACGCCGCTGCAGTACAAGTTCGAGTTCGGGCTGTGGACGCTGTCGCTGATCCGCGCGCTGATTCATCGGCAGTTCGGCAAGGCGCTGTCGATCGCCACCGTCAGCCGGCTCATGAAAGGACTCGGCTTCAGCGCGCAGAAGCCGCTCTACCAGGCATGGCAACAGGACGCCGCGCTGGTGCGGCAATGGGAGGCGGAGACCTATCCGGCGATCCGCTCCGAAGCGCGTGCGGCGGGCGCGACGATCTACTTCGCCGACGAGTCGGGCATCCGTTCCGACTACCACACCGGCACGACGTGGGCGCCGCGTGGGCAGACGCCGGTGGTCGAAGTGACCGGCCGGCGCTTCTCGCTGAACATGATCTCGGCGGTGAGCCCGCAGGGCGAATTTCGCTTCATGCTGCACGAAGGCTCGGTCACCGCCACGGTGTTTCGCGAGTTCCTCAAGCGGTTGATGATCGGCGCCGACAAACCGGTCTTCGTCATCGTCGACGGGCACCCCATTCACAAGGCCAAGTTGGTTCGGGCCTACGTCGACAGCCTCGAAGGCCAACTCAGGCTCTTCTACCTGCCGCCGTACTCGCCGCAACTGAACCCCGACGAACAGGTCTGGGCGCACGTGAAGCGTCAGGTCTCGAAGCGCCTGGTGCAGGACAAGGACGAAATGAAGCGCCTGGCCTTGGGCGCGCTGCGCCGGATTCAACGACTGCCCAGCCTCGTCAAATCGTTCTTCCTTCAGCCCGAGTGCCAATACGCACTTATCTGA
- a CDS encoding helix-turn-helix domain-containing protein, protein MPPAKTSNFWFHTNADVVARRKMLGLNQSEFWMRLGITQSGASRYESGRTIPNPVKILLQVAYGSDAQTTVAVAELREMPKRPEKQPERR, encoded by the coding sequence ATGCCGCCTGCGAAGACCAGCAATTTTTGGTTCCACACGAACGCTGACGTTGTCGCTCGACGCAAGATGCTCGGCCTGAACCAGAGTGAATTCTGGATGCGGCTCGGCATCACGCAGTCAGGGGCATCTCGCTATGAATCCGGACGCACTATCCCGAATCCGGTGAAGATCCTGCTTCAGGTGGCCTACGGTTCCGACGCGCAGACGACCGTGGCAGTCGCAGAACTTCGGGAGATGCCTAAACGGCCGGAAAAGCAACCTGAAAGGCGGTAG
- a CDS encoding DNA/RNA non-specific endonuclease — translation MRTRSVVALAALLLTTTNYAAGNGFRSCPDAFPGPPPVIKRSADWKLRELCYDAFALLHSGKTRTPLFVVEKLTRASLADADDEERTNRFFADARLPRLERAHLEDYYRSGFDHGHMAPAADMPTAQAMAQSFSLANVVPQAPNNNRRVWAKVERDTRAYVKRSGSTVHVFTGPAWQGHRATIGSSPVAVPTHVYKLVYDATKNRAWAHWLPNTDEARLGRPISYEALTQHLGFELLPGKRPSP, via the coding sequence ATGCGAACGCGTTCCGTCGTTGCCCTAGCCGCCCTGCTGCTGACAACCACTAATTATGCCGCTGGCAACGGCTTTCGCAGTTGCCCGGACGCTTTCCCGGGCCCCCCTCCGGTCATCAAGCGGTCCGCGGATTGGAAGCTGCGCGAACTGTGCTACGACGCGTTCGCACTTCTGCATTCAGGCAAGACCCGCACGCCGCTGTTCGTGGTTGAGAAGCTCACCCGCGCAAGCTTGGCTGACGCGGACGACGAGGAACGGACCAATCGGTTCTTCGCCGACGCCCGCCTGCCCAGATTAGAGCGCGCGCACCTCGAGGATTACTACCGGTCGGGCTTTGACCATGGTCACATGGCACCGGCGGCGGACATGCCAACCGCTCAAGCGATGGCGCAGAGTTTTTCGTTGGCGAACGTGGTTCCCCAGGCGCCGAACAACAACAGGCGGGTTTGGGCCAAAGTCGAGCGGGATACCCGCGCCTACGTGAAGCGCAGCGGATCGACCGTTCACGTATTCACAGGCCCGGCATGGCAAGGGCACCGAGCCACCATTGGCTCCAGTCCCGTCGCGGTACCGACCCATGTGTACAAGCTCGTGTATGACGCTACCAAGAACCGCGCGTGGGCGCACTGGCTGCCCAACACTGATGAAGCTCGCCTGGGCAGGCCCATTTCGTACGAGGCGTTGACGCAGCACCTCGGGTTTGAACTGTTGCCGGGAAAGCGCCCATCCCCCTAA
- a CDS encoding IS1182-like element ISAzo2 family transposase, giving the protein MAFHPIDRDTDFLLPPSVQDWLPEAHLARYVVDVVEQLDLSAMERAYAGRGSDAYHPATLLALLIYGYATGTFSSRKIERATYDSLAFRYIACNRHPDHDTLANFRKRFGGEFEAAFVQVLQVARENQLSRFGTVSLDGTKIHANASRHSALSYGHARTIEAQLKVEVQELMKLAAAADQSSLPDGVKLPDEIRRREDRLAAIAAAKAKIEARAAERFEREQAEHQAKLAKRQAQEAKTGKKPGGKPPKPPQAGPRADDQINLTDEESRIMPVSGGGFEQSYNAQAVVDTESMLILATHVTQATNDKEQVAPMLAKVQSNPEGLNRPATWLADTGYYSEKNVTACVAAKIEPLIAVKRDEHHPDWRERFSEPEPLAAGASAVETMKHKLKTRAGRAAYALRKQTVEPVFGIIKSVMGFRQFLLRGLDNVTNEWTLVCLAWNLKRMAVLRPQ; this is encoded by the coding sequence ATGGCGTTCCACCCGATAGATCGAGACACAGACTTTCTGTTGCCGCCCTCGGTGCAGGACTGGCTGCCGGAAGCGCATCTGGCGCGGTACGTGGTGGACGTCGTCGAGCAGCTGGATTTGTCGGCGATGGAGCGGGCGTACGCCGGCCGTGGCAGCGACGCTTATCATCCGGCAACGCTGCTGGCGCTGCTGATCTACGGCTACGCCACCGGGACCTTCTCGAGCCGCAAGATCGAGCGCGCGACCTACGACTCGCTGGCGTTCCGTTACATCGCCTGCAACCGGCATCCCGACCACGACACGCTGGCCAATTTCAGGAAGCGTTTCGGCGGGGAGTTCGAAGCGGCCTTTGTCCAGGTGCTGCAGGTAGCCCGCGAGAACCAGCTCTCACGCTTTGGCACGGTGAGTCTGGACGGGACCAAGATCCACGCCAATGCGAGCCGGCACAGTGCGCTCTCCTATGGCCACGCACGGACGATCGAGGCGCAGCTCAAGGTCGAGGTGCAGGAGCTCATGAAGCTGGCCGCGGCGGCCGATCAATCCTCGCTGCCGGACGGGGTGAAGCTGCCCGACGAGATTCGTCGTCGCGAGGACCGGCTAGCGGCGATCGCGGCGGCGAAGGCCAAGATCGAAGCGCGTGCCGCGGAGCGCTTCGAACGCGAACAGGCCGAGCACCAGGCCAAGCTCGCGAAGCGGCAGGCGCAGGAAGCCAAGACCGGCAAGAAGCCGGGGGGCAAGCCGCCGAAGCCGCCGCAAGCCGGTCCGCGCGCCGACGATCAGATCAACCTGACCGACGAAGAGTCCCGGATCATGCCGGTGTCGGGCGGCGGATTCGAGCAGAGCTACAACGCGCAGGCGGTGGTCGATACTGAGTCGATGCTCATCCTCGCCACTCACGTGACCCAGGCGACCAACGACAAGGAACAGGTCGCGCCGATGCTCGCGAAAGTCCAGTCCAATCCCGAGGGGTTGAACCGGCCGGCGACCTGGCTCGCTGACACCGGTTACTACAGCGAAAAGAACGTCACGGCGTGCGTCGCCGCGAAGATCGAACCGCTGATCGCGGTCAAGCGCGACGAGCACCATCCGGATTGGCGGGAGCGTTTCAGCGAACCTGAACCGTTGGCCGCAGGCGCCTCGGCGGTCGAGACGATGAAGCACAAGCTCAAGACCCGGGCCGGCCGCGCGGCCTATGCGCTGCGTAAGCAAACGGTCGAGCCGGTATTCGGCATCATCAAGTCGGTGATGGGCTTCCGCCAGTTTCTGCTGCGCGGCCTTGATAACGTGACAAACGAATGGACCCTCGTTTGCCTCGCGTGGAATTTGAAGCGCATGGCCGTATTGCGTCCGCAGTAA
- a CDS encoding tyrosine-type recombinase/integrase, which produces MTPLRQRMLEDMGVRNLAPNTQSAYLKQVSAYARYFDCSPDELGPEQVRAYQVYLTQTRKLTPSTVSVATGALRFLYKVTLKRAWAVEEIPMPKRSFKLPVVLSREEVSQFLASVDHLMHRTILMTAYAAGLRVSEATHLKVSDIDSQRMVLRVDQGKGRKDRYVMLSPRLLEALRVYWKSARPTLWLFPGDVPGQPITRNAVGLACQKARRACGIRKPITPHSLRHAFATHLLESGTDVRTIQLLLGHRSLATTSRYLKVATSTVCATTSPFDLLPKVVVDPPQPSPPVHF; this is translated from the coding sequence ATGACACCCCTTCGCCAGCGCATGCTCGAAGACATGGGCGTTCGCAATCTCGCCCCGAACACCCAGTCGGCCTACCTGAAGCAAGTCTCCGCCTATGCAAGGTACTTCGATTGCTCGCCCGACGAACTCGGGCCGGAGCAGGTTCGCGCCTATCAGGTCTATCTGACGCAGACCCGCAAACTCACCCCCTCCACGGTCAGTGTCGCGACCGGCGCGCTGCGATTTCTCTACAAGGTGACACTCAAGCGCGCCTGGGCGGTGGAAGAGATTCCAATGCCCAAGCGGTCCTTCAAGCTCCCGGTGGTACTGAGCCGCGAAGAGGTGTCGCAGTTCCTGGCGTCGGTCGACCATCTCATGCATCGCACGATCCTGATGACGGCCTATGCCGCCGGGCTGCGCGTCTCGGAAGCGACCCACCTCAAGGTGAGCGACATCGACAGCCAGCGCATGGTCTTGCGGGTCGACCAGGGCAAAGGACGCAAGGATCGCTACGTGATGCTCTCGCCGCGGCTGCTCGAGGCGTTGCGGGTCTACTGGAAGTCCGCGCGGCCAACGCTGTGGCTGTTTCCGGGTGACGTGCCGGGTCAGCCGATCACCCGCAATGCGGTGGGATTGGCGTGCCAGAAGGCTCGGCGCGCCTGCGGCATTCGGAAACCGATTACCCCGCACTCGCTTCGACATGCCTTCGCCACACACCTGCTCGAATCCGGCACCGACGTGCGCACCATCCAGTTGCTGCTCGGCCATCGCAGTCTCGCCACGACCTCGCGCTACCTGAAGGTCGCCACCAGCACCGTGTGCGCGACGACGAGCCCGTTCGACCTGTTGCCGAAAGTGGTGGTGGATCCGCCGCAGCCGAGTCCGCCCGTCCATTTCTGA
- a CDS encoding IS91-like element ISAzo26 family transposase, producing the protein MRATGLEVADIFRQAGPIYRRDHAATLSRGQYQVMRAIERCRTAALGGHVEQCDACGHQRIAFNSCRNRHCPKCQSLVRAQWLEARQADLLPVEYFHVVFTVPEDIAAISYQNKSVVYEILFHATAETLRIIAADPRHLGAELGFIAILHTWGQNMLHHPHLHCVVPGGGVSADGERWIACRRGFFLPVRVLSRLFRHLFLKRLQQAFDAGELHFFNALAALHAPAVFARHLARARRSEWVVFAKPPFGGPQQVLEYLGRYTHRVAISNNRLVACTDDEVSFRWKDYRHHGRNKVMRLEAHEFIRRFLLHVLPAGFHRIRHYGFLANRLRASALAHCRALLSAPAPEPQTDAPRDYRERYQQLTGRSLRDCPQCGRGHMVCLETFLPGALPRAPPRVPS; encoded by the coding sequence GTGCGCGCCACCGGGCTCGAGGTGGCGGACATCTTTCGTCAGGCCGGGCCCATCTATCGCCGGGACCACGCGGCTACCCTCAGCCGCGGGCAGTACCAGGTCATGCGCGCGATCGAGCGTTGCCGCACCGCGGCCCTCGGCGGACACGTCGAGCAGTGCGACGCCTGCGGTCACCAGCGCATCGCGTTCAATAGCTGCCGCAATCGGCACTGTCCCAAATGTCAGTCCCTGGTGCGGGCGCAATGGCTCGAAGCGCGCCAGGCCGATCTGCTCCCCGTCGAGTATTTCCACGTCGTCTTCACCGTCCCCGAGGACATCGCGGCGATCAGCTATCAGAACAAGAGCGTGGTCTACGAGATCCTGTTTCACGCCACCGCCGAGACCTTGCGCATCATCGCCGCCGATCCGAGGCACCTCGGGGCCGAGCTCGGTTTCATCGCCATCCTGCATACCTGGGGGCAGAATATGCTGCATCACCCGCATCTGCACTGCGTCGTGCCGGGCGGGGGCGTGTCGGCCGACGGCGAGCGCTGGATCGCGTGCCGCCGCGGGTTCTTCCTGCCCGTGCGGGTGCTGTCGCGGCTGTTCCGGCACCTGTTCCTCAAGCGCTTGCAACAGGCCTTTGATGCGGGCGAGCTCCACTTCTTCAATGCCCTCGCGGCGCTGCACGCGCCCGCTGTCTTCGCCCGGCATCTGGCGCGCGCGAGACGATCCGAGTGGGTGGTTTTCGCCAAACCGCCGTTCGGCGGCCCGCAGCAGGTCCTCGAATATCTTGGCCGCTATACCCATCGCGTCGCCATCTCGAACAATCGCCTCGTCGCCTGCACCGACGATGAGGTGAGCTTTCGCTGGAAGGACTACCGCCACCACGGGCGCAACAAAGTCATGCGCCTGGAGGCGCACGAATTCATCCGCCGCTTCCTGCTGCATGTCCTGCCGGCGGGGTTCCATCGTATCCGGCATTACGGATTTCTCGCCAACCGCCTTCGCGCGAGCGCGCTCGCCCACTGCCGGGCGTTGCTCAGCGCCCCCGCGCCAGAACCGCAGACCGACGCGCCGCGCGACTACCGTGAGCGCTACCAGCAGCTCACCGGAAGGTCACTACGCGACTGCCCGCAATGTGGCCGGGGTCACATGGTGTGCCTCGAGACCTTCCTGCCCGGCGCCTTGCCCCGCGCGCCGCCGCGAGTGCCGTCATGA